From one Peptoniphilaceae bacterium AMB_02 genomic stretch:
- a CDS encoding DUF4367 domain-containing protein encodes MAISIDELLNRDLQKVYDERLSRLNTIESKIDKGDLDVSRYDELISIINALPETEQIILLAIYGFGFSVQDTVAIYNNDVSEGYVRYLKNFLSTRLKLSGQISDVSLKNVCNLILNNHPYKEENIVIKRSGFKKVLNKAILVILITIASFTLAMVTSADFRELILKWTIKDRVKYSDIAIRTEELPEEHPTDLESISIDYVPNEYEYFDFWENKDEKNYIFKDGDKELNLNISLLDKRKNVDKKDTDTKKVKFGKDDAYLITKSNYRELVYAKGELSVTIKGDLTEDEIFRIGEDLKLTDYRAPEPVPQDLSRFILGYVPERFKFDKVTGDDYSKSHHYLYREEYLTIEFSVPNLLSSVDTEDTDIKRITYGEGDAYYMVKGNEKILVYEKDGVVIKIFGKLTEAEIFKIADNIK; translated from the coding sequence ATGGCAATATCTATTGACGAATTACTAAATAGAGATTTACAAAAAGTCTATGATGAAAGATTAAGTAGACTAAATACAATTGAAAGTAAAATAGATAAAGGTGATCTGGATGTCAGTAGATATGATGAGTTAATCTCTATAATAAATGCTCTTCCGGAAACAGAACAAATCATCCTCTTAGCAATATACGGATTTGGTTTTTCAGTTCAAGATACAGTAGCAATTTATAATAATGATGTAAGTGAGGGATATGTAAGATATCTTAAAAATTTTTTATCTACAAGGCTTAAACTTTCCGGACAAATTTCGGATGTTTCATTAAAAAATGTATGTAATCTAATTTTAAATAATCATCCATATAAGGAAGAAAATATAGTAATAAAGAGATCTGGATTTAAGAAAGTGTTAAATAAAGCTATACTGGTTATCCTTATCACCATTGCCAGCTTCACATTAGCAATGGTTACGAGTGCCGACTTTAGAGAACTTATTCTAAAGTGGACTATAAAAGATCGAGTTAAATACTCAGATATAGCCATTAGGACTGAAGAACTACCCGAAGAACACCCAACAGATTTGGAAAGCATAAGTATTGACTATGTTCCCAATGAATATGAGTACTTTGATTTTTGGGAGAATAAAGACGAAAAAAATTATATCTTTAAAGATGGCGATAAGGAATTAAACCTAAATATAAGTCTATTGGACAAAAGAAAAAATGTTGATAAAAAAGATACCGATACAAAGAAAGTAAAATTCGGAAAAGATGACGCATATCTCATCACTAAATCAAACTACAGAGAACTGGTATATGCAAAAGGAGAACTTTCAGTAACAATAAAAGGAGACTTAACGGAGGATGAAATTTTTAGAATAGGAGAGGACTTAAAACTAACAGACTACAGAGCACCTGAACCGGTTCCACAGGACTTAAGTAGATTTATACTAGGATATGTTCCTGAAAGATTTAAGTTTGATAAGGTTACGGGTGATGATTATTCTAAATCACATCATTATTTATATAGAGAAGAGTACTTGACGATTGAATTTAGTGTACCGAATTTGCTGAGTAGCGTTGATACGGAAGACACAGATATTAAAAGGATAACATATGGTGAGGGAGATGCTTATTATATGGTTAAAGGGAATGAAAAAATCTTAGTATATGAAAAAGATGGTGTTGTGATAAAGATATTTGGGAAGTTAACAGAAGCAGAAATTTTTAAAATTGCAGATAATATAAAATAA
- a CDS encoding sigma-70 family RNA polymerase sigma factor, whose protein sequence is MSKYHKKLINIAMGYVKYKESAEDVVQNSYIIIIKNMDRIFKLSPSHRIAYVTTIVKNESINYIKNSKREISTDSIDTYMVTTEPGPAEKLIKKENEEALKRALQKLSEEELYFIEYRYVKSLKYLELAKLFGITEEAAKKRGQRILKKLRKYLEKERD, encoded by the coding sequence ATGAGTAAATACCATAAAAAATTGATAAATATAGCCATGGGCTATGTGAAATATAAAGAATCAGCAGAGGATGTAGTACAAAATTCATATATTATCATAATAAAAAATATGGATAGAATTTTTAAACTATCACCCTCTCATAGGATTGCATATGTAACTACAATTGTTAAAAATGAGTCAATCAACTATATTAAAAACAGTAAAAGGGAAATCAGTACTGACAGTATAGATACATACATGGTCACAACAGAACCTGGACCGGCAGAAAAACTTATAAAAAAAGAGAATGAAGAAGCTCTAAAAAGAGCATTACAAAAATTAAGTGAAGAAGAATTGTACTTCATTGAGTATAGATATGTCAAATCTTTGAAATATTTAGAATTGGCAAAACTATTCGGTATCACAGAAGAAGCGGCCAAAAAGAGGGGTCAAAGAATACTCAAGAAACTAAGAAAATATTTAGAAAAGGAGCGAGATTGA